A genomic region of Nitrosomonas ureae contains the following coding sequences:
- a CDS encoding transposase — MELDYNHKKRERARDPEMHQTKKGKHGHFGMKVHAEVDVDSGAAHTVEIAAANEADINILSKQLWVEDEVTFGDTGYTSDEYKRGARQFGFTRPRTAD; from the coding sequence GTGGAGCTTGACTACAATCACAAGAAACGGGAACGGGCGCGTGATCCTGAAATGCATCAGACGAAGAAGGGGAAGCACGGGCACTTTGGCATGAAAGTGCATGCTGAGGTAGACGTGGATTCCGGAGCGGCGCATACGGTTGAAATTGCCGCTGCCAATGAAGCCGATATCAACATCCTGTCCAAGCAGCTGTGGGTGGAAGACGAGGTTACTTTTGGCGATACGGGCTACACCAGTGATGAATACAAACGCGGGGCACGACAGTTTGGATTCACCCGGCCCCGCACCGCGGACTGA